Proteins from one Brevibacillus humidisoli genomic window:
- the rfbD gene encoding dTDP-4-dehydrorhamnose reductase: MRVLITGANGQLGTDLALNLSLHHQVLAYGRQQLDVADFSRVVETVRSVKPDVIIHAAAYTRVDEAESQADKAFLVNAYGTRNLAVAAEQTGAKIIYISTDYVFDGRSCKPYGEFDPVGPLGVYGKSKLAGEKMVKSLTRSYFIVRTSWLYGKHGQNFVKTILQLAKERNQLKVVDDQTGTPTYTVDLADFLQKLMLTDKYGIYHASNQGSCSWYQFARAIAADARLNIEITPVATQEFPRPAPRPAYSVLDHMAIRLNGFDQFRHWREALQAFISDYL, translated from the coding sequence ATGAGAGTGTTGATTACAGGAGCAAATGGACAACTGGGTACCGACCTGGCTCTGAATTTGTCGCTTCACCATCAAGTATTAGCCTATGGCCGACAGCAACTGGATGTTGCCGACTTTTCCCGGGTCGTTGAAACCGTTCGGTCCGTCAAGCCAGATGTGATTATTCACGCAGCCGCCTATACCAGAGTGGATGAAGCGGAGTCTCAAGCGGATAAGGCGTTTCTGGTGAATGCCTACGGCACCCGCAACTTGGCTGTAGCTGCTGAGCAGACGGGAGCGAAAATCATCTATATCAGCACAGACTACGTATTTGACGGACGAAGTTGTAAGCCCTACGGTGAGTTTGATCCGGTCGGTCCCCTTGGCGTATACGGCAAATCGAAACTGGCTGGCGAGAAAATGGTGAAGTCGCTGACGCGCAGCTATTTCATCGTGAGAACCTCTTGGCTCTATGGCAAGCATGGCCAGAATTTTGTCAAGACCATACTGCAATTAGCCAAGGAGCGTAATCAACTGAAGGTGGTTGACGATCAGACAGGAACGCCCACCTATACGGTCGATCTGGCTGATTTTTTACAGAAGCTGATGCTGACGGACAAATACGGCATCTACCACGCTTCCAACCAAGGCAGCTGCTCCTGGTATCAGTTCGCCAGAGCGATTGCTGCAGATGCGAGGCTCAACATCGAGATAACGCCTGTCGCAACGCAAGAATTTCCCCGTCCGGCACCCAGGCCAGCTTATTCTGTTCTTGACCACATGGCTATCCGTTTAAACGGCTTTGACCAGTTTCGACACTGGAGAGAGGCACTACAAGCGTTCATCAGCGATTATCTGTAA
- a CDS encoding glycosyltransferase family 2 protein → MITVSIILPTYNGIEYIEEVLQAVFGQRTRFRFEMIVIDSGSTDGTLDVIKQYPVRLYQIEKSEFGHGKTRNYGAELAQGNFLVFITQDATPADDDWLEELIMGFVLDPLVGCVFGKQIPRPGCDPITKRDLLLHFEAFSKTDAPLLQQMENTPEGWKLFAQRPYWYGFNSNVNSALKKDVWQKIRFRDVLYTEDQLIGREIITSGYKKVYAPKAAVFHSHSYPTFFQYFQRFFDELRGMEMAFGYKEDVRLLRLIPDTFSITLKDARYIFEETELPFADKIYWVYFRWWINFYRRLGAYFGCRHKRLPPMIRKAFSREKNPG, encoded by the coding sequence GTGATCACAGTTTCCATCATTCTCCCCACTTACAATGGTATCGAGTATATTGAGGAGGTACTACAAGCTGTTTTTGGGCAACGCACCCGTTTTCGTTTTGAAATGATCGTGATTGACTCTGGTTCTACAGATGGAACGCTGGATGTGATCAAACAATATCCGGTGCGACTGTATCAAATCGAAAAAAGTGAATTTGGTCACGGTAAAACAAGGAACTACGGAGCAGAACTGGCGCAGGGAAACTTCCTCGTGTTCATCACACAGGATGCTACGCCGGCAGATGATGATTGGCTGGAAGAACTAATCATGGGATTTGTTCTCGACCCTTTGGTCGGCTGCGTTTTTGGAAAGCAGATCCCGAGACCGGGTTGCGATCCCATCACCAAGCGCGATCTGTTGCTGCATTTTGAGGCGTTTTCTAAAACGGATGCACCGCTTCTCCAGCAAATGGAGAACACCCCTGAGGGGTGGAAGCTGTTTGCGCAAAGACCGTATTGGTACGGGTTTAATTCCAATGTCAACTCCGCGCTGAAAAAAGATGTTTGGCAGAAAATAAGGTTTCGGGACGTTCTCTATACGGAGGATCAGTTAATCGGCCGAGAGATTATTACGAGCGGGTATAAAAAGGTGTACGCGCCGAAAGCTGCCGTTTTTCATTCGCACAGCTATCCCACTTTTTTTCAGTATTTTCAGCGTTTCTTTGATGAATTAAGAGGGATGGAAATGGCCTTTGGCTACAAAGAAGATGTGCGTTTGCTCAGGCTGATTCCAGATACCTTCAGCATCACACTCAAAGATGCGCGGTACATCTTTGAAGAGACCGAATTACCGTTCGCCGACAAGATTTACTGGGTGTATTTTCGGTGGTGGATTAATTTTTACCGCAGGTTGGGCGCGTATTTCGGCTGCCGGCACAAGCGGTTGCCACCCATGATCAGAAAAGCATTTTCACGGGAGAAGAACCCTGGCTGA
- a CDS encoding glycosyltransferase family 4 protein, with protein MRIAIATVQVPFEYGGAEFLAANLKHQLLRRGFEAEIVTMPFKWYPSASLLGSIRIARLLDLSEVKGKPIDLLIALKFPIYLAEHQNKVLWLLHQHREAYDLWGTEYEGLHTMPHRDRLRKLIMDYDRKHISRCQKIYTISATVSTRLRQYNGIASTPVYHPPFGYESFRFESVGDYIFCPARLEELKRQHLLIESLRYVKSPVKVLLAGVGKQSYIDRLESLIEKYALRDKVHLIGWISEEEKASYYANALAVYYAPFQEDYGYVTLEAFFSGKAVITCTDSGGPLEFVQQGTNGFTVPPDPMAVAETIDQLYQHKRIAKTMGMNGQDLLKHLNLSWDAVIERLTA; from the coding sequence ATGCGGATTGCCATCGCCACCGTACAAGTGCCGTTTGAATACGGAGGAGCCGAATTCCTTGCTGCCAATCTGAAACATCAGTTGCTGCGCCGTGGGTTTGAAGCGGAAATCGTGACAATGCCGTTTAAATGGTATCCGTCAGCAAGCCTTCTCGGCAGCATCCGGATTGCCCGTCTGCTTGATTTATCGGAAGTAAAAGGGAAGCCGATCGATTTGCTGATCGCCCTCAAGTTCCCCATCTACCTGGCGGAACATCAAAATAAAGTGCTTTGGCTGCTGCATCAGCATCGGGAAGCCTATGACTTGTGGGGAACCGAGTATGAGGGGCTGCACACGATGCCGCATCGGGACCGGCTGCGCAAACTGATCATGGACTACGACCGCAAGCACATTTCCCGGTGCCAAAAAATTTATACGATTTCAGCCACGGTTTCGACAAGGCTGCGTCAATATAACGGGATTGCATCAACCCCGGTTTACCATCCTCCGTTTGGCTATGAATCTTTCCGCTTCGAATCAGTTGGCGACTATATCTTTTGCCCGGCCAGACTGGAAGAGCTAAAAAGGCAGCATCTCTTGATAGAGTCGCTCCGTTATGTGAAAAGTCCGGTCAAGGTGCTGCTTGCCGGAGTTGGAAAGCAGAGCTATATCGATCGCCTGGAATCACTGATCGAAAAGTACGCGTTGCGAGACAAGGTTCATCTGATTGGTTGGATCAGTGAAGAAGAGAAGGCGAGCTACTATGCCAACGCTTTGGCAGTGTATTACGCACCGTTTCAAGAAGATTACGGATACGTTACCCTGGAAGCTTTTTTCTCGGGAAAAGCGGTGATTACCTGTACGGATTCCGGCGGTCCGCTTGAATTCGTCCAACAGGGAACAAACGGTTTTACGGTACCTCCCGACCCCATGGCAGTCGCGGAAACCATCGATCAACTCTATCAGCATAAACGGATAGCGAAAACCATGGGCATGAACGGGCAGGATTTGCTCAAGCATTTGAATCTCAGCTGGGACGCCGTGATCGAGAGACTGACAGCATGA
- a CDS encoding carboxypeptidase-like regulatory domain-containing protein — translation MIDDEFTGRYQDGWVSRRFVLPLRHIKKESPLIIHGRRFPYPKKLTISVYVNGTLIQQAVNPDSKFTIRAVVPPMIRGTLEIVASDYFVPKEKGINEDVRKLCFYLDEVLVPGLPDLMEPYVHLFDFKPSKKVYFLDDDVWDLVSYMLSDNYKIPFRKMMNPLKETEWWESVKPVADTSIQGTVYHKFSGLPLQEGEVQLLDGDKQLVMQTVIDDKGTYSFKEVVPGDYLICGSATAYGEQQIRIRKDNYGKVIHIPMLPLV, via the coding sequence ATGATCGATGACGAGTTTACCGGACGATATCAGGACGGCTGGGTGTCGAGACGGTTTGTTCTTCCCTTGCGACATATCAAAAAGGAATCCCCTTTAATCATCCACGGCCGTCGTTTCCCATACCCGAAGAAGCTGACCATCTCTGTTTATGTAAATGGAACCTTGATTCAACAAGCTGTGAACCCGGACAGTAAGTTTACGATTCGCGCCGTGGTTCCGCCGATGATCAGGGGAACATTGGAGATCGTGGCAAGCGACTACTTCGTTCCCAAGGAAAAAGGGATCAATGAGGATGTGCGGAAGCTGTGTTTTTATCTGGACGAGGTGCTGGTACCCGGGCTGCCTGACCTGATGGAGCCCTACGTTCATTTGTTTGACTTCAAACCATCCAAGAAGGTGTATTTTCTGGACGATGACGTTTGGGACCTGGTTTCTTATATGCTCTCTGACAATTACAAGATACCTTTCCGCAAGATGATGAACCCGCTCAAAGAGACGGAATGGTGGGAGAGCGTGAAACCTGTGGCTGATACGTCCATCCAGGGCACAGTTTACCATAAATTTTCGGGTCTTCCACTACAGGAGGGCGAAGTGCAGCTCTTGGACGGCGACAAGCAGCTTGTCATGCAAACCGTGATTGATGATAAAGGAACCTATTCCTTTAAAGAAGTCGTCCCTGGGGACTATCTTATCTGTGGGAGTGCGACAGCGTACGGTGAACAGCAAATACGTATACGGAAGGACAACTACGGCAAGGTGATACACATTCCAATGCTGCCGTTGGTGTAG
- a CDS encoding class I SAM-dependent methyltransferase, translated as MSKQPMKSREELYNYWRNPEEGNHPDKYIVPVERSRFLHQYIKKYVTDPNASILEPGCNVGRNLNYLYQAGYKDLTGIEISENAVNLLKETYPDLAREAAIYNAPIEDVIATFKTNQFDMVYAMAVLEHIHPDSDWIFAEMARIAKSYIITIEAESSVTERHFPRNYKLVFEPFGFQQIEEETNCIRAGLGQDFIARVFENKCK; from the coding sequence ATGAGCAAACAACCGATGAAAAGCCGGGAGGAACTGTACAACTATTGGCGCAATCCGGAAGAGGGGAACCATCCTGACAAATATATTGTACCAGTGGAAAGAAGCCGCTTTCTGCATCAGTACATCAAAAAATACGTCACAGATCCCAACGCAAGCATTCTCGAACCAGGCTGTAACGTAGGGAGAAACCTCAACTATCTTTATCAAGCCGGTTATAAAGATCTGACAGGGATTGAGATCAGTGAGAACGCAGTAAACCTGCTCAAAGAAACGTACCCCGACCTAGCCCGCGAAGCCGCGATCTACAACGCCCCGATCGAAGACGTAATCGCCACATTTAAGACGAACCAGTTTGACATGGTATACGCGATGGCTGTCTTGGAGCACATTCACCCTGACAGTGATTGGATTTTTGCTGAAATGGCGAGAATCGCCAAATCGTATATTATCACGATAGAAGCCGAAAGCTCAGTCACCGAGAGACATTTCCCGCGAAATTACAAGCTGGTTTTTGAACCGTTTGGATTTCAGCAGATCGAAGAAGAAACCAACTGCATCAGGGCTGGCTTGGGACAGGATTTTATTGCACGGGTTTTCGAAAACAAGTGTAAGTGA
- a CDS encoding sulfotransferase family 2 domain-containing protein, producing the protein MKPAKEHTERLIFFIHLPKTSGTTLLELMTNQYPSSALQLVYGNEKEAMTNLSQDTTGNIRCVYGHFMFGLHQYTSRPFSYAAMLRDPVDRVISLYYFHKEKLSHTTLQQFVSSDFPEVENHQTLYLAGGQFDLQRAKANLATYFTVVGITERFADSLFLLIKELGWSNIDAYWFTNRTPNRPHKDEISRDALELIMKKNQLDLQLYAYAKQLFEEKMANLDASTRMERDHFLKNVKAIGG; encoded by the coding sequence GTGAAACCAGCCAAGGAGCATACAGAGCGGTTGATCTTCTTTATCCATCTGCCGAAAACGTCCGGGACCACTTTGCTTGAGCTTATGACGAACCAGTATCCGTCGAGTGCTTTGCAGTTGGTTTATGGCAATGAAAAAGAGGCAATGACGAATCTCTCACAGGATACCACAGGAAACATACGATGTGTTTATGGCCACTTTATGTTCGGTTTGCATCAGTATACTTCCAGACCTTTTTCCTATGCAGCGATGCTGCGCGACCCTGTAGACAGGGTCATTTCATTGTATTACTTTCACAAAGAGAAACTGAGTCATACGACATTGCAGCAGTTTGTTTCATCCGACTTCCCTGAAGTAGAGAACCATCAGACTCTTTACCTGGCAGGCGGACAGTTTGACCTGCAACGTGCCAAAGCAAACCTGGCAACCTATTTTACGGTTGTTGGGATCACGGAGAGATTTGCTGACTCGTTGTTTTTGTTGATAAAGGAATTGGGTTGGAGCAACATTGATGCCTATTGGTTCACCAATAGAACACCCAATCGCCCCCATAAGGATGAGATCTCCCGGGATGCGCTTGAGTTAATCATGAAGAAGAATCAACTGGATCTTCAACTATATGCGTATGCAAAACAACTGTTTGAAGAGAAAATGGCTAACCTTGACGCTTCTACCCGCATGGAACGCGATCACTTTTTGAAAAATGTAAAAGCAATAGGAGGCTGA
- a CDS encoding glycosyltransferase family 4 protein — MRILHATYWYLPHVGGVHTYLNVLKQGLEERGHHADVLSHHPHMNHVYLLGEERIIEKKPILYPLYDMMMDYFDQELPELEDWARFREIESYVFEMASVLLGLKEYDVIHTHDVISTRAFSRVIPPETPHVATLHGLLMEEFFITGEIKQEGSIRWKYSFVEEHLGASLADATILPSEWLRREYINRFFAPPEKLTVIPYGLNTERIIQETASIERIPRSDGRLVMICPARIVPYKGQRYLIEALAKLVKEESHFICLFAGDGVDRPKLERMAQQLHLQDNVQFLGNRKDIYHLLKQADIFVLPTLVENHSLAVMEAQVIGLPVITTRVGGNAELLTPHHTGLLVEPRNSEELYQAILMVIRDPDLRKSLSENSRKWARKYWHPDNMVERTLAVYQHVIGEQKK; from the coding sequence ATGAGAATCTTGCACGCTACTTACTGGTACCTGCCTCATGTAGGTGGTGTTCACACCTATCTGAACGTGTTAAAACAAGGACTGGAAGAACGCGGACATCATGCGGATGTGCTTTCCCATCACCCGCATATGAATCATGTTTACCTACTCGGAGAGGAACGGATCATCGAAAAGAAACCGATCCTCTACCCCCTTTACGACATGATGATGGATTATTTTGATCAGGAACTCCCTGAGCTGGAAGACTGGGCCCGATTTCGAGAAATTGAGAGTTACGTTTTTGAAATGGCCTCTGTCTTGCTTGGTTTGAAAGAATATGACGTAATCCATACGCATGACGTGATTTCAACCAGAGCCTTTTCACGCGTCATCCCCCCTGAGACCCCCCATGTTGCTACCCTGCATGGATTATTGATGGAAGAATTTTTTATAACCGGTGAAATCAAACAAGAAGGGTCGATCCGTTGGAAATACAGTTTTGTTGAAGAACATCTCGGAGCTTCTTTGGCTGACGCAACGATTCTTCCTAGTGAATGGCTTCGCAGAGAGTATATTAATCGTTTTTTCGCCCCTCCAGAAAAATTGACGGTGATTCCCTATGGATTGAATACGGAAAGAATTATCCAGGAGACGGCATCGATTGAACGCATCCCGCGATCTGACGGCAGGTTGGTGATGATCTGTCCCGCGCGAATCGTCCCTTACAAAGGGCAACGTTATCTGATAGAAGCTCTTGCCAAACTAGTCAAAGAGGAGTCTCATTTTATATGCCTGTTTGCCGGCGACGGGGTTGACAGACCAAAACTGGAGAGAATGGCCCAGCAGCTTCATCTGCAGGACAATGTTCAATTTCTAGGCAACCGCAAAGATATCTACCACCTGCTGAAACAGGCCGATATATTCGTACTCCCCACACTTGTGGAAAACCACTCCCTCGCTGTCATGGAGGCACAAGTGATCGGACTGCCGGTGATTACAACCCGGGTTGGCGGAAATGCGGAACTGCTCACACCCCATCATACTGGATTGCTGGTTGAGCCTAGAAACAGCGAGGAATTATATCAGGCCATTTTGATGGTTATAAGGGATCCCGACTTACGGAAAAGCTTGTCTGAAAACAGTAGGAAATGGGCGAGGAAATACTGGCATCCCGATAATATGGTGGAGCGAACACTTGCTGTGTATCAACACGTGATAGGAGAACAGAAGAAATGA
- a CDS encoding class I SAM-dependent methyltransferase, which yields MWNQYERLSLTKQEIANGKHREAVGGLWDEIGCLQFAYLVKNGLQPEHHFLDVGCGSLRGGIHFIRYLNKGHYYGLDINSSLIEAGWKELEEQALLDRLPSLVVNDCFQFDQFGVKFDFAIAHSVFTHLPANVIHRCLVNIDKVLKPGGKFFTTFFEVNDKFHLDEIWQNQELKTYLDKDPYHYHRSLFAYLVDGLSLHMEYIGDWGHPRNQKMLSFRKGQETMPTQIIP from the coding sequence TTGTGGAATCAATATGAACGGTTGTCATTGACAAAACAAGAGATAGCAAACGGGAAACATAGAGAAGCAGTTGGCGGACTCTGGGATGAAATCGGATGCCTGCAGTTTGCCTATTTGGTGAAAAACGGCCTGCAACCGGAACACCATTTCCTTGATGTAGGCTGCGGCAGTTTACGAGGGGGCATCCACTTTATTCGTTATCTAAACAAGGGACATTACTACGGCTTGGATATCAATTCATCCCTGATAGAAGCCGGATGGAAGGAACTGGAGGAGCAAGCCTTGCTAGATCGGCTGCCTTCGCTGGTTGTGAACGATTGTTTTCAGTTTGATCAGTTCGGAGTGAAGTTTGACTTTGCCATTGCCCATTCCGTTTTTACTCATCTTCCAGCAAATGTGATTCATCGGTGTTTGGTGAATATAGATAAAGTGCTGAAACCGGGGGGCAAATTTTTCACCACTTTTTTTGAAGTGAATGACAAGTTTCACCTTGATGAGATATGGCAAAATCAAGAACTGAAAACCTACCTTGACAAGGATCCCTATCATTATCATCGTTCGCTGTTTGCGTATCTGGTCGACGGACTCTCCTTGCATATGGAGTATATTGGTGACTGGGGACACCCCCGCAATCAAAAAATGTTATCTTTTCGCAAAGGACAAGAGACCATGCCCACACAAATCATACCATGA